Proteins co-encoded in one Astyanax mexicanus isolate ESR-SI-001 chromosome 1, AstMex3_surface, whole genome shotgun sequence genomic window:
- the gnb2 gene encoding guanine nucleotide-binding protein G(I)/G(S)/G(T) subunit beta-2: MSELEQLRQEAEQLKNQIRDARKACGDSTLTQITAGLDPVGRIQMRTRRTLRGHLAKIYAMHWGTDSRLLVSASQDGKLIIWDSYTTNKMHAIPLRSSWVMTCAYAPSGNFVACGGLDNICSIYSLKTREGNVRVSRELPGHTGYLSCCRFIDDNQIITSSGDTACALWDVETGQQITLFSGHSGDVMSLSLSPDSRTFVSGACDASIKLWDIRDSMCRQTFTGHESDINAVCFFPSGSAFATGSDDATCRLFDLRADQELGLYSHDNIICGITSVAFSRSGRLLLAGYDDFNCNIWDAMKGDRAGVLAGHDNRVSCLGVSDDGMAVCTGSWDSFLKIWN, from the exons ATGAGTGAGCTGGAGCAGCTTCGGCAGGAGGCTGAGCAGTTGAAGAACCAGATACGA GATGCAAGAAAAGCATGTGGGGACTCCACCCTCACCCAG ataACAGCAGGGCTGGACCCAGTGGGTAGGATTCAGATGCGAACAAGGCGTACTTTGCGAGGTCACCTGGCTAAAATCTATGCCATGCACTGGGGCACAGACTCCAG GCTCCTGGTCAGCGCCTCACAAGATGGCAAACTGATCATCTGGGATAGCTACACTACTAACAAG ATGCACGCCATCCCGCTGCGGTCGTCATGGGTGATGACGTGTGCTTACGCTCCATCCGGAAATTTCGTAGCCTGCGGTGGACTGGACAACATCTGCTCCATCTACAGCCTGAAGACCCGCGAGGGCAACGTCAGAGTCAGCCGAGAACTACCTggacacacag GTTACCTTTCCTGCTGCCGCTTTATTGATGACAATCAGATCATCACTAGTTCAGGAGACACTGCCTG tgctcTGTGGGATGTTGAGACAGGGCAGCAGATCACTCTATTTTCGGGCCACTCTGGTGACGTGATGAGTCTGTCGCTCTCTCCTGATTCCCGCACATTTGTGTCTGGAGCCTGTGATGCCTCCATCAAACTCTGGGACATCCGAGACAGCATGTGCAGACAGACCTTTACAGGTCACGAGTCCGATATCAACGCCGTCTGT ttctTCCCCAGCGGCAGTGCGTTTGCCACCGGCTCAGACGACGCTACATGCCGGTTGTTTGACCTGCGGGCGGATCAGGAGCTGGGCCTTTACTCCCATGACAACATCATCTGTGGCATCACCTCAGTGGCTTTCTCCCGCTCGGGCCGCCTGCTGCTCGCCGGCTACGATGACTTCAACTGCAACATCTGGGACGCCATGAAGGGCGACCGTGCAG ggGTCTTGGCTGGTCACGACAATCGTGTGAGCTGTCTCGGCGTGAGTGATGACGGAATGGCAGTGTGTACTGGCTCCTGGGACAGCTTCCTCAAGATCTGGAACTGA